The segment TCTGGCTTCAGGTTATTGGGTGGGGGTGTCCGAATTACTACAAGAGGGGGCAGGAAATGATTGCGGGTCACAAAAGTAAGAAACAGGAGAGGACGGGACAATAAACCTCTTTTTTCTTACTACCCCAAAAGAGGACATTGACTGGAAGTACAGAATGCggaaatgtaaatattatgtCACTGTCCCAGTGGTCTGCTTATATTGGAAGCCCCACATTCCCTGAAAATCCCTGCAGCCACTAGGGGGCAACGCTGCCTGCGGGGGTTAAGACTAGACATGGGGGAGGGGACGTAGACCCCTCAGTCACCCGTATCTTAGATTTATACATTCACTATGCTACGGGAAATCTGCTGCATATAGGAGCTTATCGTTATAAATACAGATTACTACTTCCTATACAGTGTACCTTCCAATCGTCTTTGGAGCCTACACACTACTATTGCGATTCAATCAATAATACATATCAATTTTAAACCACTAACTTTGGACCATGACGATGTGTTCAGTATTTTTTTGCGTTTTATATTTGCACATCTCTGGCCTCCCGCCATGCCCCCCGCCCTCTACTTCTATTGCGTCATTTAGGGAGAGGTGTCCGTTTTCATGCAAACACTGGGGGAGCCAACTATTTTTTGGGCTTGGTTTGCAAAGTGGCAAAATAAGCTGGATCATGTCAGTGGCTCATTATACTTAAAAAGTTCAGTCCCAGTTCTTTTAATTTCCAACagcgttcccccccccctccccccaaaaaataatgtGAGGGAGTGCAAGTGTCTAGACTCCAATTTTCATGTCCACATCCCGTGCGTTTCTTTTGTCCTCTTGTGTCATAGCGTTACCGCCAGGGTTGTCTGACTGATCCTGAGATACCAACTGAACCATCTCCTGAGACTTGATTGTGTCTCCGTTCTGCTCCATGATGACCCCATCTTCTAGGGAACCCTTGTTGCCGTTTATCACCAATTTCCTTTTATGGCCACATCTGTGTAGAAGACAGCGATAATCAATAGTTGAGTAAGAAGGACACTGACCGTCCGTAACATCAACAAGGCACCCAAAAGCATTAAAGTGTACCCTTCGTCTGCtcccagtggaggcagccattttgtggttgCTTTCCTTTGTGGTTGGCGAGAGgtacatattaataaaatactgTTAAAATGACACACAAGGTAAGTCAAAATGGTCAGATTCACAAATGACTCTTGTAACACTTTGAACGCAATTCGGCAATAACTGTAAAAAGCATCTACACAGATCCTGAGCTGACGCCATTTTCTTGGAGACCAATATCCTGGCCATGTGCTCAAAATAATCAAAATGTATATGACTATCTAGAGACCACACTTATTATGACTTATACTGGACAACACCAGCAAAATGTTTTCTCCACAGATCTAAAAAGGAAACggggagctgttgcccatagcaaccattaagATTCTAGCTACcagattctagaatgtactagacaaaggatagctagaatctgattggttgctatgggcaatgtctctacttttcctttttaaacggtttgataaatctaccccatgtgTACTATATTTTATTATCCTCACCACAGTAAGTAGTGGTTAGTGAggacatacacattacattaacatgtacaaacattatttaaaaaattgtatctaatacattttttaaatgacttGACGATCTATATTGAGAATGACTGCATGAGAGGAACTCACTTATGGATTAATATGAAAGTAAAGATACAATTCAAGTTGTGTATTGGGATTGTGTACTAAGCAGCAGAGAGTACTTGTGTCACAGTCACACTGATATAGAACAATGGCACCACTTTAAATGACGTAACGTTCATACATTCTACTGCTTATTACACTTagtttttatctttatatttttattttgatggtAACATAATGCAGAGAGGATGTTTTAACATCTGGAGATTGACAGAACACGTTAAGCTCATGTTGCTGAATAACtcagtcatttatttaatattggcTTTAGATAACACTTTATAATGTAGCCCCGTGTGTTCCCACAGGTAAAACAATAACTTGAAAGGGATAATTAGCAATGGGAAGGACCCACAAAGTACAAAGAGGCTTGCCCCAATGTGTAATGAAACGTTTGAAGGGACCTTAGAGGCATGACGCCACTCTTAATTAACACTTTTAATGTAGTAGACCAATAAATGTTTCTTTGGAGAACTATTTTGATGCGTCATGGAACCTAAACATCAAAATGCCGATGGTTCTTATTCTACGGGAACACGGCGGCTCTTATTTGCCTCAAATAAATGGACACGTTCTGTAAAAGGTGCAAATAAATGTACTACCTTCTCTAAATACTTTtgattgttttttatgttttaactttttttttacaaatatggaAAAACTATATTGTTTATAGCAAGTCCCTTATAACATCGTAATGGCATCATTTTCTAACCAATTTAAAGATGCTCaatctctatttttattttacatttttatatgtctAATGTAACAGAAGAAAAATGCGTAACAAAATGTTGCAtcatttgaataaagcatttagcAATTGTCAATAGCATAAAAATAgatctgttttttaaatatttttatcttttttttttaactaactcTATTTCTTTGTTATTAATGGAACGTCAACTGACGGCACGTATTAATCAGCCGGATCACGCATGCGCACTCGGTGAGACTTTGATGGTCGTTTACGGCCATAACAGCTTTTCTAACGCAGTGATAAGCGGGGAAAAGGAAAACGTCTTCATGGCCGAATATTGATAAATAGCAAGTTAGCGAGAATtgtatagtatttatttattttttaatacaataaaatacagaatTATTGTTTCGCAAGGAGTCTCTAAAACTCAACTACTATTCAGGGGCTGAAGCAGAAGCTTCTACCAAGTCAGATCACATCTGCTCCCTCCATTTACCCCCAGACTCTTTAACTTCCTGCCATTCTACGTGAGGGGAATGTTTCTAATCAGGACCATGCAATGTGCACTGTACACATTCCAGATACAGTCACCGTCCTGATGTCTGAAGTATATATCTGTTTTGACAATTTACTTGTTTCCACAGCAGGAGCAAACTCCTAAGTAAATCTGCATTGTGTTTCATGAAATCCAGATCTGGAATGTAATACGTTCCTGGAGTCACTGAAACCATTGTATATTTTAAAGGAACCATCATTTAATATATGCAATAtgcagtgttttttgttttttttaatctgcttTAAAATCTGTCTGTACTGATTCCAGATGACTTACTTTTCAACTTTTAGCTAAATAATGGAACAAAATGGCTTCTGTCCAGGTACACAGGACGAGAAtgatcaaaccttttaaaaagaaaaagtaaaggtgttgcccatagcaaccattcaggttctagctgtcatttatctagtgcattctagaatcctacagatagaatctgattggttgctatgggcaacacctccacttctcagAAGATTTGATAAGTCTACCCCCAGTCATAAATACTGTGCTCCTGTCCACTACTgaccacatgtaataaataaagaataataaaaatgactGTTAGGGGTCCCACATGGCCTATTATTAATTTAAAGAGGTATTACTTACATTCTGCCAGCGTTGAGTGCGATGCAGACGGAGAATATCAGCCCCAGACACACCAGCGAGACACACACAATTAACCACTCTGTAAACAAAAGAATATATTCAAAACTTGGTAAACATATGTAGCTATAAACATTATCTTGTGCTATCAAAGATAGCGACATGCTCATGAATATTAATTTACTCCACAGATGCTCATTAAATGACACCTATAGAGCACAACCGAAGGCTGAGAGATCATTGAAATATTCTCTTAGTAGACATTTGTACATCAGCAGTCAAAAATGCATGTACATCCCTCCAAAAAGCAAACcatgaaatatatattacaaagggCAGACTAGATAAAACCGTGAAATTCTATAATTGCTTGATTTAACCAAGTAATGACTTCTGAACAAAGACTCTTATGGTGATCCCAGATACTGTTCAATTGCAGCCAGCATCGGGCAACTGGACTGGAATCTCACGCGGTCCCAATCGAATCATTGCCAACATATTGCTAAATGTGGTTGGAAAATGAGTGTTATTGTCTGGTATGAGCGGTCACCATCCAACTAACGGGCCCCAGTGATGCCAGAAGAGACCTTGTTATTTGTCTTGTCGCCTACCAGCGGTTCCAAAAGTGTGCGCCGCGGGCAAGccagtaaagaaaagaaaaaaaataaaaaaaatcttaccaATTCGCGCGGCGCCCGGTACCCAGAATCCTCCTCTCAGATCAGCTgcggggagagaggaggatgctgggtcccgggcgccgcgcggattggtacgtttttgttttttttttctttggctggccgcggcagagggggcattgtgagagagggcagaggagacagcatgagagaggacagaggaggcagaatgactggatgcagagggggcagcgtgagtggatgcaaagggggcaaagtgagaagatgcagagggggcagcgtgagtggatgcagagggggcagcgtgagtggatgcagagggggcagcatgagtggatgcagagggtgcaAAGTGAGGCaaagtgagaggatgcagagggggcagagtgagaggatgcagagggggcagagtgagaggatgcaaagggcgcagagtgactggatgcagagggggcagagtgagtggagatgaagaagggcacagagtgtgaggatgcagggggcatagagtgtgtagagatgaaggagggcacagagtgtgtggagggcaccactctaagggtgctgcgaactgcaaaagtttgggaaccactggactagacACTGATGCCATCACTGGGCACTCTGGTCATTGGATTTAGTCAACAAAAAGATGCACAAAACAGTAATGGTCATTAAAACAGGCAACATTCTAGTCTTCTAGTCGGTTACAGAAATGGAGGTGGTCTTGCTTCTTCCCAGAAACACAGAATTCCTACAGTTTCCATCTAACTCATGACTAATTAACTTGCTGTTTAGTTGGTTAATAACTTGGAATGTGGATAAATAGGACTTGTGAACAAGCTGCAATTAATGTCATCCACATTCGAAGAACACAGACTACACTGTTATCATTCCTGCTGGCTCTCGCGTATATCATTATTTCACTTTTAGAGGACAGATCTGATGTGTAGGgtggagagaaggagagaattATCTGGGAAAGGACAACTCTCAGTGCTAGTTAAACTAATGACTTCATGTTCGCGGCTGATGTGGTGGTGGGTGACTGATAATCACATTCGGCATTTCTCTAGGTCACTGGGGTAGTTTTTCTTACTATCTCTTTTCTTCATTTAATTCGAAAACTGGGGAATATTTAATTCATCCAGCAGCAATTCCCTTCttcttataatatatatgcaaatcTACCCTTTACCAGAGGAGAGAGTTTTAGGAAGGGATTATATTAGCATGTACCAGGGTTTACAATATCTTGATCAACCCGTGGGCCAGAGTAAATGTCGCTCAGTTCGCGGAGATGTACAAATGACATTATCCCATGGGCACTCCGGAACTGATTACATATACAGGGTTAGACACACATACAAGTGCAAGGAATTGTTGCATAAATATATAACCGAGTTTGCATATTTCTAAgtaggaaaaaataaattaataaataaatgttgggaCATATGGAGTTGTCGTATTTTTGGTCAAAGACTGCCTGGTAGATAGAAAGGTCAAAAAACACAAATGCAAGGTAAATCGGTGTAGTATTTTGCACTGAAACATATCAACCAACCAGATATTTGCTTTAATTGGCAATCGTGCGCTAGGTAGATAAAAGCCGAGTACTGATTGGCTGCTTTGGTTTAGTGAAAATTCGCACCTGAATCCAATTTTAATAAATCTCAAAAACTGATTTTAACTATGCCGATATCTAGGAaagtgtttcccaaacctagAAACCCAGAGATTGATTTAAGAACCACTTTCTGAGATACATCCTAAAATACTGGTTAGTCGGTTGAAACAGATTACTGCACATGTAGGGGATGCATGACAAATAAGAAGATATTTTAAATGGTGCCGTTCATTGACTCACCTGGAATCGCTGCCCTCCTCTGAACATTGGTCTTATTAGAGTCTGAACTTCCCTCGGCTGATCCATCAACAGTCGTGTTGTTGTCCAAGTCCTCATTCCTATTTTTCTTCTCATCAGACACATCTACATGTGTAGGTTCTGTAGAACGAGCACGATGATCAATGAGGCTGAGTATGTGTCTATAATCTAATTTTTATACTTACTAGGTGAACAACAAGAGGCATATGGCGTCCTCATCACAGCGAAACATTACAGACTTACTGAAAATGTAAACAGTAGAGCTCCGGAAGGGGAATGAGCGAAAGATGTGGTTGGGCTTTACAGCCATCCAGGGCCGATGGATCTATTAATATATCACAACATGTATAGAACAATAAAGTTGAAAATACTTTAAACTTGTTGTCTCCAAACAGTGGAAGCAGACATTTTGTTGGCTTCCCCGATAACTGCCTTCTAATTCTTTAGAATCCAGGGACATAATTGACAAGGCAGattatcagttcactaggaacatTGATGTCACTCAGAGTTAGGGTTCCTTCATAGAGGTGCTTTGCTCTTTCTCAGCTGTGCTTTACATCAATACCTTTTGAGCAGATTGCAACCGGGGGCAACATAATAATCCCTAGTAAGCGAGTAACTACTAAAGTGGCGGAAGTAGATGAGGGGCTCTAACTGTTATCACCCCCAGGGCCCTTACACCATTACAATTAGCAGTGACCATGTAATAAGAAGCAGATCTGGGTGTCTATAAGAGTGACGAACTGGAGGTGGGCGGGGGACTTGCTTAAGTTCTGGTCTCTGAAAACTGCTGGCAGCTCTGACCAGCAATCAAATTTCTGGCTTTTTTGGTTTTAAATGAAAACAACGGGAAATTCCTTGGTGGGAagttttctggttttttttagttaaaaCCCAAAACTGGAATCCATACACAACAGAATTATGTGTCATGTGTAACTAGAGGAGCATAGGCCGCCAATGCAAATTTCAGGCATGGGAACCACCTCCTCCATATGTACTTTACTAGACATCCTTCCCTGCACTTCACTACATTCATTCTGGTGCCTAGTATACCACACAGAACACTTTCCGGTGGCTGGTATACCACACAGAAGACTTTCTGGTAACTAGTATACCACACAGAACACTTTCTGTTGGATAGTATACAACACAGAACACATTATGGTAGCTAGTATACCACATAGAACACTTTCTGGTAGCTAGTATGCCACACAGAACactttctggtggctagtataccaCACAGAACACATTATGGTGGCTAGTATACCACACAGAAAactttctggtggctagtatacaacaCAGAACACATTATGGTAGCAATCATAACACATAGAACACTTTCTGGAGGCCAGTATACAACACAGAACactttctggtggctagtataccaCACAGAACACTTTCTGGTAGCTAGTATACAACATAGAACACTTTCTGGTAGCTGGCATAACACATAGAACACTTTCTGGAGGCCAGTATACCACACAGAACACTTTCTGGTGGCTATTATACCACACAGAACACTTTCTGGTAGCTAGTATACAACATAGAGCACTTTCTGGTGGCTAGTAAAAAAAAGTGGCTAGGATATAAAACTGAGCCCAATATGGATATTGTTATACATGCTGAGGCCAATCTGGCCACTACTATACAAAGCTAAGGCAATCTAGTGGCTAGTATGCAAAGCTCAATCTGGTAACTGATATACAGTGCAGACCCAGAATAAATTGGTTAGTATACAAAGCGGAACCCCAATCTGGTGATTAGTATACAAAGCATTAAGTTCCCAGCATAAATGTGGACTAATGTTAGTATAAAGAGACAAAGCATAAGACTTTGGAGGAGGGACTTCAGCATGTCAATGAGGATTTTACCCTCTAAATAAAATATGGTTATTTTCCAGTGAAAGTGTAGTGTTCCTGTCTATTTAATGGGCTACCTTTAACCTAGGCTTCGGAAAATTGTGTCTTTCCAGCAGTTTTGCTCCCTCTTACAGCCTTGCTGGGGCTTGTGGTTCTACAACGCCCGGAGAGTAGCAGGCTGGTATGCTCTAACCACAAAGACATGCACAATGAACCTAAAACTGATTGATAcaagcactagaaaccagtgagcATTAGACATGAGCTTAGATGTACAAGTAAAATATGTATTGGGGCCTGCATCTATTGTACCTTGGCTGAGCGAATAACTCTTTCCATGGAACTGGTGGAAATTTGCCTTTGTGAACTACAGTAAGCTTGAAGTGTCATACTCTAATTTGGGGGCTATAGAGTTCATATACTAACATTGCATGATGTGCAATATTTCTGCTAAACTGTAAAAACCAATCATGTGCTTtcaacttgcactagacagattcAAGCTACCTGCTGATAGGTTGCTTGAATATGCTACACGTCCGATGCCCGggtctcttttcgctctacacctaTATCAactttgcctactctcccagaatgtaaGGGAGATTTGCGAATTAGGTGGAGATCTACTGAACACCGAGAAGAGCAGGCAACTTCGTGATGTactgtgatgatgcaaatcacaacATCACGCCAAACGATCTAACCACTGGACTTCAGTTATAAATACTCACCTTTAAAAAATGTATCCTATACTGTGTAAAATACGGGCTACTTAGAGTTGACCAAAGACCAAAATGAAATAGGACATTGCCAGTAACCAAAAACTTCTAGGAACAAATCTATAAACTACTGAGTATGAACATAAGAGAGCATTGGCAACTACATACAGTTATATGCGAGCTAACAATGCAAAATGTTTGTTATTTGCATTGTTTAAAAGTGAAATACTATGTTAAACTAATGCCCAGGGATGAGCGCCCTCCTACCATGTTTAGTTCCTGAATCCTGGTGAACAGGTGCTTCTGCTGTTCTTTGAAAGTCATCTTCTGGATTGGGTGTGGTTACTGGGATCAAACCTTCTTGGTCAGCAGTTCTATCATCTAGAAGATTTTTTCGAGTACTATCATAAGGATCCTCAACGCGATCGCCGGAATGTTCGGGCTGCTCAGTAAACGGCAAAGGGTCAGTCGTACAATCCTCCCAATCCTTTCCTTGCTCAGTAGTTGTATTACCATGTCCAGGGTGAGTGACACTCACTTTGCTGGACTCAGTACCATCCAAGGGTCCTAACGTGCAGGAAGAGAGTAAGGTAATACTTACTAAGTAAGAAGTATTCCCCGCAGACATGTAGGGTTTGCTTTTCCTATGCGTGCCCCTGTCACCTGCACACAGCGGAGAACGCAGTAGTAACCGGTGACAAAACTGAGTCACGTCACGTAGCATatcatggaggcagccattttaggtGTTCATGCCTTAGTGATGTTACTGGTTACTGGTGCATTGTTGAGACTGCcatcacaaaatggccgcctcctctgtgtgtacgCACCAGATGGCACTTTTACTAGGCAGAAATACACAGTGGGAAATAAAAATGTACGACTTGTCACATTTGTATTTGTCTATGATTAAGCCTCTTCTCTTCAGTATGTTGAGTTCCCCCGGCAGTCAGAGAGTCGCCAACATACATGTAGACTGAGTGGTAGGTGGGAGTTCGAGTACACCCACCACATGACTATAAAGGACTGCAGTGCTGTTGCTGTGGATTTGTATGCTTTAAATAAAGCTAGGTGTTCGCTATATGGTTTCCCTGTTAATACAACAAGGTCAAAAAATGTGTTAATGCAACAGAGACAAAAACATGTAAACTGCATCCATGCAGAGCGTTAGAGTGACTGGCCCCTCCCACAGCCCCCGTTGTTGgtgatgtcattttttttttttttgcaaaagacaAACCTTCTTCTTCTTCAGTAGGATCATAAGAGGGTACGCTCTTATTCCTGTAATCATACTGATCACAGTTCTTGTCACTTGTTTCTGCATAAAGGAAAAACAGATGGAGAAAAATACAGCATCAGCATAGATACAATAGATATTACACATACCAGGAGAGTAATGCTCTGTACCACCTCTGCCTCTCTAACTCTGTCCAATCCCATCCTGAAAATGAAATCTCGTTCCTACACTATGGTGCAAAACTTCATTAGTGCACCTGGAAACTCCCCGTTCTGACCAACTTGTCACATGGAGCAAACTTATACTCTCTGCGGAAGACGACATTGTAGCCCGCTAATTCATGGGTTTGTGGAACAAGTAGACGCGTGACGTCACAAAACAACATTTGCACTGTGCTGCTGCAAATTACTCTTGTCACTTTAATAGTTATTCGAAAAACttgtgttttattaatgttataaGGAATAACATAAAACTTTTTGTAAAGTATTATAGGTATTAAAGTTGATATTCCTATTTcaatgatctgtaaataaacactcaggggtatatttactaaaatgcgggtctGAAggtgtggagatgttgcttatagcaaccaatcagattctagctatcattttgtagaatgtactaaataaatgacagctagaatctgattggttgctaaagggaacatctccacttttacaaaaccgtagtttagtaaatatacccctcagtctgaGGATTAATGAATTCAATGGACcgcagtattttttattttttttgcagcgtTAAAAATTTTAATTATCCGCGCAGCTTTTGACCCAAGGGCGCGACTATTTCTAGGGGACTGCAGTGTAAAAAATCGTGCTATTTAATTTACAAACAAGTAACGCCCCCCTGCGCATTAACGattggtgcttgcaaatttttagCGGAGTGAAAGGGAGTGTTTAACACGGTCatctataagaaaaaaaatacattggcatacatttgtattgcattacacaaccttctattttataatatctacatacagtactttttttttactatttttttactatagaattatCTAtaccagaacaaaacacattagtgcatacatacatatattaattagtgattattgtgtctattaattttattaaaaaaaaattacatgctttttgtaaaaaaaaaaatcacctattccatgttatgcattactgagaaacataatttttcttttttttttacattacataatttcaatagttttcttgtgtttttatttatttgcacagccatgagagggGCGAGATAAAACTGGCGATTTGACAGTTTACAGCGCCCCtttaaaaaagaattgaatagcttttaacgcttctcTCTCCCTCCCGATACTTTCAATGGATCATCTACTTGTCCGCGATGGAACAGTTTTTGCTAACAAAACGGTgcgttaaaaatagatttgaataagGGGTAAAAGTTAACGCGCTCCAAAATGAGTGAAAACCGCACTAAAATCTCTTACCGCGGTGTTAAAAAAATTTTTACGgctgagaattgaattcccctccatATCTTAGTGGGCATACAGAGACTAGGCAACCTATGGCCACCATGAGCCACTAGGGACTGGGCAATATATGGTCACAATGGGCAACCAAGGAATGGGCTCTGTACGTTAAGCTGCTTCCAGTTAATGTATATTACACTAAAGGAAATAGACTCTGCTTAGTTCACTAAATagtctgggctctgtattgtatccTGAATATTAGACTATTTGCAGTGTTAATCTGTTTGTGTCAGTGTCTGCAAATGGGCCAATGTCAGTCTTTGTTACTGTCACTGTGCATTTCTGCGAGTGCTGTATATGTCTATATGTGCACTAATGTGCTAATATGAAGATATTGGAAGTCACCAAAGAGTTCCATGTCTTCTAAATACCGTTATATATTTAGAGAACCCCTCAGTGTCTTCCAGTATCCTTACATTTCACAGAAAGGGGTGAATAATCACATATATCATC is part of the Mixophyes fleayi isolate aMixFle1 chromosome 10, aMixFle1.hap1, whole genome shotgun sequence genome and harbors:
- the CD44 gene encoding CD44 antigen isoform X1 gives rise to the protein MTKLLWIFSLGLCCWISLSQATIVISCRFQGVFHVEKDTRYNLIYEEAGRACTDIDAIIATKEQVETAYEVGFETCRYGWVDNSTVLIPRITKNPKCAANYIGIYVLNSNLTNKYDVYCFNASETSDKNCDQYDYRNKSVPSYDPTEEEEGPLDGTESSKVSVTHPGHGNTTTEQGKDWEDCTTDPLPFTEQPEHSGDRVEDPYDSTRKNLLDDRTADQEGLIPVTTPNPEDDFQRTAEAPVHQDSGTKHEPTHVDVSDEKKNRNEDLDNNTTVDGSAEGSSDSNKTNVQRRAAIPEWLIVCVSLVCLGLIFSVCIALNAGRICGHKRKLVINGNKGSLEDGVIMEQNGDTIKSQEMVQLVSQDQSDNPGGNAMTQEDKRNARDVDMKIGV
- the CD44 gene encoding CD44 antigen isoform X2; translated protein: MTKLLWIFSLGLCCWISLSQATIVISCRFQGVFHVEKDTRYNLIYEEAGRACTDIDAIIATKEQVETAYEVGFETCRYGWVDNSTVLIPRITKNPKCAANYIGIYVLNSNLTNKYDVYCFNASETSDKNCDQYDYRNKSVPSYDPTEEEEEPTHVDVSDEKKNRNEDLDNNTTVDGSAEGSSDSNKTNVQRRAAIPEWLIVCVSLVCLGLIFSVCIALNAGRICGHKRKLVINGNKGSLEDGVIMEQNGDTIKSQEMVQLVSQDQSDNPGGNAMTQEDKRNARDVDMKIGV